CGGAACCAGCTTGATGCCGAAAGCTGGGTCTACGTCAAAGGTTATAGTGTTTTCAAAAACAGTGGGGACTCCCTTAAGTTTTATAATATTCATTACTTTAAGAGCTCTGCCTCCCATTTCAACGTTTTTCAGCTCTATGTAGCCGTCCGCTATAGCTTTCAACCCAGAATGCAGGGATTCCGAGAGCCCTTCCGGATGTGTTGTAAGGATTATTAGTTTGCCCTTGTCAACGATCCTTTTCGCCACGGTGAGGAAGTTTGCAATATCCTCTCTCCGGGAGCCTTTAACGAGAATGCTGAAAGAATCTATTATGAACACATCGTACTTATCGAGGTTTGAAACCATGTGTTTCAGGGTTAAAAATAGTAAATCCCTACTGGTCGTGGTAACCCACTTAACCCTCGGTATCTGGGTCGAGTAAACCACTAATCGACCTCGTAAATACTCGTCTAGAACGTTGAACCCAACATTGATCATCCCTCTAACATAACCTATAGTGGTTGTCTCGGTGGTTACCACTGTCACTTTCAAATCGCTTTTCAATGCCCCGTAGGCGAATTGTTGAACGAGAACGGATTTTCCTGTACCGTGTCCTCCTTCAACAACGACTAGTGCTGGGAATGGGAGCCCTCCCGCCATCTTCACGTCTAGCTCTTCGTTTCCAGTAGTAATCATTCTAATTTTGAGCATTCGCAAACACCCATTTGGAGTCAGAGGAGCCGTAGTGCGTTGTAAACACTATTCTCAGGGGTTTTTCAGTGCTTAAATCATTAATGAAAGCAAGACCTCTTATTCTCCCAGTCTCTCCCCGATCGATTAGCGAGTGCTCATCAAAGCCTACGGCATAGTCTTCCACAAGGAAGACTTTTTCTACGGTCCAGTTGGAAGGATACGAAAGCCTCACCGATTTAAACGAACCATTAAGGGAGAAATACTCTATAATCAGGTCGCAGTCCTTCATTCTATAGAGAGG
This is a stretch of genomic DNA from Thermosphaera aggregans DSM 11486. It encodes these proteins:
- a CDS encoding ATPase domain-containing protein; the protein is MLKIRMITTGNEELDVKMAGGLPFPALVVVEGGHGTGKSVLVQQFAYGALKSDLKVTVVTTETTTIGYVRGMINVGFNVLDEYLRGRLVVYSTQIPRVKWVTTTSRDLLFLTLKHMVSNLDKYDVFIIDSFSILVKGSRREDIANFLTVAKRIVDKGKLIILTTHPEGLSESLHSGLKAIADGYIELKNVEMGGRALKVMNIIKLKGVPTVFENTITFDVDPAFGIKLVPMALAKV